In Acidicapsa acidisoli, a single genomic region encodes these proteins:
- a CDS encoding arginine repressor: MKQERHNAIRELVGNSLIQSQDDLRRKLRRRGFAVTQATLSRDMHEMHLFKGPAGYRLSNGNGNGEVSAVAEEENDGPPSVANVMETFGLRCRQAMNQVVIGTVMGGAQPVAAALDNELWPEVVGTIAGDDTVLVICPDLRRAAEVHARLRKILEG; the protein is encoded by the coding sequence ATGAAGCAGGAACGTCACAATGCGATTCGGGAGTTAGTCGGCAACTCTCTCATCCAGAGCCAGGACGATCTGCGGCGCAAGCTGCGACGCCGGGGCTTTGCCGTCACACAGGCGACACTTTCCCGCGACATGCATGAGATGCATCTATTCAAAGGGCCTGCGGGGTATCGTCTTTCAAATGGAAATGGGAACGGCGAAGTTAGCGCGGTGGCGGAGGAAGAAAACGATGGACCTCCCAGCGTTGCGAATGTAATGGAAACATTTGGATTGCGCTGCCGGCAGGCGATGAATCAAGTGGTGATTGGTACAGTGATGGGAGGGGCGCAACCGGTAGCGGCCGCCCTGGATAACGAGTTGTGGCCGGAAGTAGTTGGCACCATTGCGGGAGACGACACTGTGTTGGTGATTTGCCCGGACTTGCGCCGGGCAGCGGAAGTCCACGCAAGATTGCGAAAGATACTGGAAGGGTAA
- the argC gene encoding N-acetyl-gamma-glutamyl-phosphate reductase: MSKAVHTAVVGVTGYAGAELARLLVRHPRLKGAMPVFAGRVDEQDQARGGIPLGEIHPQLMDSYETGSLRVQPFSWELLEDLGVEVVFLATPHELSREVAPEARKRGFRVIDLSGAWRLEEAANRSVYKFEDEGSTTALHTQLEAVYGMPELHRAEIRGAGLVANPGCYATSVILALKPLLEAGLVDLNHGIVCDSKSGVSGAGKAPSAKTHFMYAADNLSAYGVFTHRHTGELLEQLGVDAEALTFTPHLLPIPRGILSTIYVRFVESQTNDAIEKCYRDFYHGSPLVRLFGTTLPQIQYSVRTNYADIGFNIAKDGRRAVIVSCLDNLLKGAAGQAVQNLNVMQGWGEAEGLE; the protein is encoded by the coding sequence ATGAGCAAAGCGGTACATACGGCAGTTGTCGGCGTGACGGGATATGCGGGAGCAGAGTTAGCCCGGTTGCTGGTGCGGCATCCCAGACTTAAGGGCGCCATGCCGGTATTTGCGGGACGTGTCGATGAACAGGATCAGGCACGCGGCGGAATCCCGCTTGGAGAAATTCATCCGCAGTTAATGGATAGCTATGAGACTGGATCGCTACGGGTGCAGCCGTTTTCCTGGGAACTGCTGGAGGATCTGGGAGTTGAGGTTGTATTCCTGGCGACTCCGCACGAGCTTTCGCGGGAAGTGGCTCCGGAGGCGCGCAAACGCGGTTTCCGGGTGATCGATCTGAGCGGAGCCTGGCGGCTTGAAGAAGCTGCGAATCGATCTGTCTACAAGTTTGAGGATGAGGGTTCGACAACGGCGTTGCATACGCAATTGGAGGCGGTTTACGGAATGCCGGAGCTGCACCGGGCGGAGATTCGCGGAGCTGGATTGGTGGCGAATCCGGGATGTTACGCAACTTCGGTGATTCTGGCGCTGAAACCGCTTCTGGAGGCGGGATTGGTCGATTTGAACCATGGCATTGTCTGCGATTCAAAGAGTGGCGTCAGTGGCGCGGGCAAGGCACCGTCCGCAAAGACTCACTTTATGTATGCCGCGGATAATTTGTCTGCTTACGGGGTGTTTACCCATCGTCATACCGGCGAGTTACTGGAGCAGTTGGGCGTAGATGCGGAGGCTTTGACCTTTACGCCGCATCTGTTGCCGATTCCCAGGGGCATTCTTTCGACGATCTATGTGCGGTTTGTTGAATCGCAGACAAATGATGCGATCGAGAAATGCTACCGGGATTTCTATCACGGAAGTCCGCTTGTTCGGCTCTTTGGAACGACATTGCCGCAGATTCAGTATTCCGTTCGTACCAACTACGCGGACATTGGCTTCAACATTGCGAAAGACGGGCGTCGGGCGGTGATTGTGAGTTGCCTGGACAACCTGCTCAAGGGCGCTGCAGGGCAGGCGGTGCAGAATCTCAATGTAATGCAGGGCTGGGGCGAGGCGGAGGGTCTGGAATGA
- the argB gene encoding acetylglutamate kinase yields MKYVIKLGGAGLENPTLLQGCVRAIANLVQDGNQVAVVHGGGIQLTKTLAQLGKKSEFINGLRVTDAETRDTALMVFAGRVNKGLVAALGSVGQPAIGLSGGDGLMFRARKKRTEPDLGYVGEIAASDPRWIEAIWQLQGVPVISSMALGFDGEYYNINADEMAAACATACRADALVFLTDVPGVRGASGEVMRWLSIDQIAEMAKSAVISGGMLPKLSACREALLHGVKRVRILPAEAAQVLPDLCTSRVAEGTEVMVA; encoded by the coding sequence ATGAAGTATGTCATCAAGCTCGGTGGAGCGGGCCTCGAAAACCCAACGCTTTTGCAGGGATGCGTACGCGCGATTGCGAACCTGGTGCAGGATGGCAACCAGGTGGCGGTGGTGCATGGCGGGGGAATTCAACTTACCAAGACTCTTGCTCAGCTAGGCAAGAAGAGCGAATTCATCAACGGACTGCGAGTTACAGATGCCGAGACGCGCGACACGGCGTTGATGGTCTTTGCAGGTCGCGTGAACAAAGGGCTGGTGGCGGCGCTGGGTTCCGTTGGGCAGCCTGCGATTGGGCTTTCGGGCGGCGACGGGCTGATGTTTCGCGCACGCAAGAAGCGCACGGAACCGGATCTTGGATACGTAGGCGAGATTGCCGCGAGCGATCCTCGGTGGATTGAGGCTATCTGGCAGTTGCAGGGCGTGCCGGTGATTTCCTCCATGGCGCTGGGCTTTGACGGCGAGTACTACAACATCAATGCCGATGAGATGGCCGCGGCTTGCGCCACAGCTTGCCGCGCGGACGCATTAGTATTTCTGACCGATGTGCCTGGGGTGCGCGGAGCCAGCGGCGAAGTGATGCGTTGGTTGAGCATCGACCAGATTGCCGAGATGGCGAAGAGCGCCGTGATCTCCGGTGGAATGCTGCCGAAGCTGAGTGCTTGCCGTGAGGCGCTGTTGCATGGGGTGAAGCGAGTGCGCATTTTGCCGGCGGAAGCTGCTCAAGTCCTGCCTGATTTGTGTACGTCACGAGTTGCCGAAGGAACGGAAGTGATGGTGGCTTAG
- a CDS encoding aspartate aminotransferase family protein: MKLDTIRAAEARLLLSTYERNPLLFERGEGVHLIDENGARYLDLLSGIGVNALGYGHPAIEEAVARQSRALIHTSNLYFHEGQAELALRLTERTGMDRVFFANTGTEAWEAAMKLARAHAGLLRSEGKTIGTKFLALEHSFHGRTFGSVSTTHKAKYREPFGPVVPGVEFVRFNHVADLRAKFSNEVCAVLMESIQGEGGIRPLTQEFFNAARELTASTGALLIVDEIQAGMGRTGKWCGYQHYGIRPDITTLAKPLAGGIPLGATLCTEEVARAIHPGMHGTTFGGGPLACAVAIAVIDTIEREGLLEHVIEVGDYFQEQLKGLANKHGAIVDVRGKGLMLAAELDSADLAKLVVKEMLQRKILINCTSDTVLRFLPPFILQKEHVDQAIAALDEILKEHASSIAVGEAADHVGGQVRG; encoded by the coding sequence ATGAAGCTGGATACGATTCGCGCTGCCGAGGCGCGACTTTTACTTTCGACCTACGAACGTAATCCCCTGCTCTTTGAACGCGGCGAGGGTGTTCATCTAATTGACGAAAATGGAGCACGCTATCTGGACCTGTTGAGCGGCATTGGCGTAAATGCGCTGGGATATGGCCATCCTGCGATTGAGGAAGCGGTTGCACGCCAGAGCCGTGCGCTGATCCATACGTCGAATCTCTATTTTCATGAGGGACAGGCGGAGCTTGCGCTGCGGCTAACGGAGCGGACCGGAATGGATCGCGTTTTCTTCGCGAATACTGGCACCGAGGCATGGGAAGCAGCGATGAAACTGGCTCGGGCTCATGCCGGGCTGTTGCGCTCGGAAGGCAAGACGATCGGGACGAAGTTTCTGGCGCTGGAACATAGTTTTCATGGGCGTACTTTTGGATCGGTTTCGACGACTCACAAGGCTAAGTATCGTGAACCATTTGGACCGGTCGTGCCGGGCGTGGAGTTTGTTCGCTTCAACCATGTAGCGGACCTGCGGGCGAAATTCTCGAATGAGGTTTGCGCGGTTCTGATGGAGTCAATTCAGGGTGAGGGCGGGATTCGGCCTCTGACGCAGGAATTCTTTAACGCCGCACGCGAATTGACGGCGTCGACTGGCGCACTGCTCATCGTGGACGAAATCCAGGCGGGAATGGGGCGTACTGGCAAGTGGTGCGGGTATCAGCACTACGGGATTCGCCCGGATATTACTACGCTGGCAAAGCCTCTCGCAGGCGGCATCCCGCTCGGCGCGACGCTCTGCACTGAAGAGGTTGCGCGAGCAATTCATCCCGGCATGCATGGGACAACTTTTGGTGGAGGACCGCTGGCTTGCGCAGTTGCCATTGCGGTAATCGACACGATCGAGCGCGAAGGGTTGCTGGAGCATGTGATCGAGGTGGGTGACTACTTTCAGGAACAACTGAAAGGGCTTGCCAACAAACACGGCGCGATTGTCGACGTGCGCGGCAAGGGACTTATGCTTGCGGCTGAGCTGGATTCGGCGGATCTCGCGAAGTTAGTGGTGAAAGAAATGCTGCAACGGAAGATTCTCATCAACTGCACCAGCGACACGGTGCTTCGCTTCCTGCCGCCTTTCATTCTTCAGAAAGAACATGTGGACCAGGCCATCGCGGCTCTGGATGAGATTCTCAAGGAGCACGCCAGCAGCATTGCTGTGGGCGAGGCGGCCGATCACGTGGGAGGACAGGTCCGTGGCTAG